A stretch of the Bordetella genomosp. 8 genome encodes the following:
- a CDS encoding glycosyltransferase, with the protein MNHPAEAEHKDSTDSTAELHRVQAQLEEIVAASGRVQLAQANLARAEALAAGHMADPKVRYLVLRLKEAAGLNEGMSEQWSALLRDCPQDPQVVRYSASRLVKDRHVDEALELVNRYFPATARNPDKLFARAKLLSDIRAYEQSDALFRRLIARHGDRNVRVEFAKRLRKRGLLADAYDTIRPVADQLAPGSKAAELATALANDYAFYRRFEPEEGLAGKDIRIVSMKHAILHFRNRCVVEEPAENAVSIALVTGSLGPGGAERQLTRLAGELHRMAASGDRMVAADRRPAFMRVRPEKVEVLVKQHTEPAGSGKKQGLDFFLPVLAKARIPVTEINGLPAISTSHQTVTDPALNRLLEQLPPPVHYGVTRLAPLLRENAFDVVSLWQDGTCLFGALAALLAGVPTLHLVFRGLPPNIRKDRFREEYPVLYQALAQIPGVHFVSNSKAAAQEYAKWLGIPLERFHILYNGVPELPTDTSPEDERKWEAFVASTPDATETIGGVFRLEPDKRPQLWIKLAAMYLKRRPQARFFIVGDGRLLDNMVALADELGVVDRLMFVGLSNHVGYWYSRMDAKVLLSRFEGLPNVLIEAQLLGVPVVSTPAGGAGECFVENVTGHLIEDLDHPDLNEACDKIESIVDQMRGNEVLKQHSRQRARDLFSLNAMLDKFLSLCVSVMGISQNDERIAMGPMRLMEA; encoded by the coding sequence ATGAACCATCCAGCGGAAGCCGAGCATAAGGACAGTACCGACAGTACCGCCGAACTCCACCGGGTCCAGGCCCAGCTGGAAGAAATCGTCGCCGCGTCGGGCAGGGTGCAACTGGCGCAGGCCAATCTGGCGCGTGCCGAAGCGCTGGCCGCCGGACACATGGCCGACCCCAAGGTCCGCTATCTGGTCCTGCGTCTGAAGGAAGCCGCGGGCCTGAACGAAGGCATGTCGGAGCAGTGGAGCGCGCTGCTGCGCGATTGCCCGCAGGATCCGCAGGTCGTGCGCTACAGCGCGTCCCGCCTGGTCAAGGACCGTCACGTCGACGAAGCCCTGGAACTGGTCAACCGCTATTTTCCGGCAACCGCAAGGAATCCGGACAAGTTGTTCGCCAGGGCCAAGCTGCTGAGCGACATCCGGGCCTACGAGCAGTCGGATGCCCTGTTCCGGCGCCTGATCGCGCGGCACGGAGACCGTAACGTGCGCGTCGAGTTCGCCAAGCGCCTGCGCAAGCGTGGCCTGCTGGCGGACGCCTATGACACGATCAGGCCGGTCGCGGATCAACTGGCCCCTGGCAGCAAGGCGGCCGAGCTCGCCACCGCCCTGGCGAACGACTACGCGTTCTACCGGCGTTTCGAACCGGAAGAGGGCCTGGCGGGCAAGGACATCAGGATCGTGTCGATGAAGCACGCCATCCTGCATTTCCGCAACCGGTGCGTGGTCGAGGAACCGGCGGAAAACGCGGTCTCGATCGCACTGGTGACAGGTAGCCTGGGCCCGGGCGGCGCCGAGCGGCAACTGACCCGGCTGGCCGGCGAGCTGCACCGCATGGCCGCGTCCGGCGATCGCATGGTGGCGGCGGATCGCCGCCCCGCTTTCATGCGGGTGCGGCCTGAAAAGGTCGAAGTGCTGGTGAAACAGCACACCGAGCCTGCCGGGTCCGGCAAGAAGCAGGGCCTGGATTTCTTCCTGCCCGTGCTGGCCAAGGCGCGGATACCGGTCACGGAGATCAACGGACTGCCCGCGATTTCCACGTCGCATCAGACGGTCACCGATCCCGCCCTGAACCGCTTGCTCGAACAATTGCCGCCGCCCGTGCACTACGGCGTGACCCGCCTGGCGCCGCTGCTGCGCGAGAACGCGTTCGACGTCGTCAGCCTGTGGCAGGACGGAACCTGCCTGTTCGGCGCGCTGGCGGCGCTGCTGGCTGGCGTGCCCACCCTACACCTGGTGTTCCGGGGGCTGCCGCCCAATATCCGCAAGGACCGCTTCCGCGAGGAATATCCGGTGCTGTACCAGGCCCTCGCGCAAATTCCCGGTGTGCATTTCGTCAGCAACAGCAAGGCGGCGGCGCAGGAGTATGCAAAGTGGCTGGGCATCCCGCTCGAACGCTTTCATATCCTTTATAACGGCGTCCCTGAGTTGCCGACCGATACCTCGCCGGAAGACGAGCGAAAGTGGGAGGCCTTCGTGGCGTCCACGCCCGACGCCACCGAAACCATCGGCGGCGTGTTCCGGCTGGAGCCCGACAAGCGGCCGCAACTGTGGATCAAGCTGGCCGCGATGTACCTGAAGCGGCGACCGCAGGCGCGCTTCTTCATCGTGGGCGACGGACGCCTGCTCGACAACATGGTCGCGCTGGCGGACGAACTGGGCGTGGTGGACCGGCTGATGTTCGTCGGGCTGTCCAATCACGTCGGCTACTGGTATTCGCGCATGGATGCCAAGGTTCTGCTTTCCCGGTTCGAAGGCTTGCCCAACGTCCTGATCGAAGCGCAGCTGCTGGGGGTGCCGGTGGTATCGACGCCCGCCGGCGGCGCTGGCGAGTGCTTCGTCGAGAACGTCACGGGCCACCTGATCGAGGATCTCGATCATCCGGACCTGAACGAGGCCTGCGACAAGATCGAGTCCATCGTCGACCAGATGCGTGGAAACGAGGTATTGAAGCAGCACAGCCGGCAACGGGCGCGCGACCTGTTTTCGCTGAACGCGATGCTGGACAAGTTCCTGAGCCTGTGCGTGTCGGTGATGGGCATATCGCAGAACGATGAGCGTATCGCCATGGGACCCATGCGTTTGATGGAGGCGTGA
- a CDS encoding DUF2075 domain-containing protein — protein MIVYQADKKGFLLDYDDRDIEDLIHAKYQAATSRKVAKAEIRSWRESLGYIARVLRDSAIADDVGVAVEFILPQTAKRIDVILAGHADDGSRRLVVVELKQWSSVDATDRDAMVLLRGNGHPDQVRVHPSYQAWSYTAFLEGFNEAVYDGGLQLRPCAYLHNYAADGVIDAVHYQPYIERAPLFLKGDEDRKRLREFIKQHIRHGRGRQVLFDLENGRLRPSKALADVVDKLLKGNNEFALIDDQKEVFEAAKAACRQANASGKPRVVIVEGGPGTGKSIVAVNLLAALREGLTVKYVSKNAAPRAVYSDRLIQTRENAHLVNLFGGSGSFTEADPDAFDVLVVDEAHRLTEKSGFYGNLGVHQVKELIDAAKCSIFFIDEDQRVTFKDVGSKAVIREFAQTRGAQVEEYSLTSQFRCAGSDGYLAWVDDVLQIRSTAHQTLDGIPFDFQVFDDPATLHAAIEAKNGNNRARVVAGYCWPWNSKKHPRVNDVVIGDYERQWNLDQDGSLWIVAPNSVQQVGCIHTCQGLEVDYVGVIIGPDLVMGSDGVALTSVPKARDKHDKTMKGFVKMSKERPAEAALLADRIIKNTYRTLMTRGMKGCYVYAVDPKLREYLKARA, from the coding sequence TGCAAAGTACCAGGCGGCGACGAGTCGCAAAGTCGCCAAGGCCGAGATTCGATCGTGGCGCGAGTCGCTGGGCTACATTGCCCGCGTACTGCGTGATTCGGCTATTGCCGACGATGTGGGCGTGGCTGTCGAATTCATCCTTCCCCAGACGGCCAAGCGTATCGATGTGATCCTCGCGGGGCATGCTGACGACGGTTCCCGCCGTTTGGTCGTGGTCGAACTTAAACAGTGGTCATCGGTCGATGCCACGGATCGGGACGCGATGGTGCTGCTGCGCGGAAACGGTCACCCCGATCAGGTGCGCGTCCATCCCAGCTATCAGGCATGGTCGTACACAGCGTTCCTGGAGGGCTTCAACGAGGCGGTCTACGACGGCGGCCTTCAGTTGCGCCCGTGCGCTTATCTGCACAATTATGCCGCCGATGGCGTTATCGACGCCGTGCACTACCAGCCCTACATAGAGCGCGCTCCTCTGTTCCTCAAGGGCGATGAAGATCGCAAGCGGCTTCGCGAATTTATCAAACAGCACATCAGGCATGGCCGCGGGCGCCAGGTGCTTTTCGACCTTGAGAACGGACGGCTTCGTCCTTCGAAGGCCCTTGCCGATGTGGTGGACAAGCTCCTGAAGGGCAACAATGAGTTCGCGCTGATCGACGATCAAAAAGAAGTGTTCGAGGCGGCGAAGGCGGCGTGCCGACAGGCGAACGCTTCGGGCAAGCCTCGCGTCGTCATCGTTGAAGGCGGGCCCGGCACGGGAAAGTCGATCGTCGCGGTCAACCTGCTCGCTGCGCTGCGAGAGGGTTTGACCGTCAAGTACGTCTCGAAAAATGCGGCGCCTCGGGCGGTCTACAGCGACAGGCTTATCCAGACCCGTGAGAACGCGCATCTCGTAAATCTGTTTGGTGGATCAGGTTCCTTCACCGAAGCGGACCCGGACGCCTTCGATGTACTGGTGGTGGATGAGGCGCACCGACTCACAGAGAAGAGCGGTTTCTACGGAAACCTCGGCGTCCATCAGGTAAAAGAACTCATCGACGCGGCCAAGTGCAGCATTTTTTTCATCGACGAAGACCAGCGCGTGACGTTCAAGGATGTGGGTTCCAAAGCCGTTATCCGCGAGTTTGCACAAACGCGTGGTGCCCAGGTCGAAGAATATTCGCTGACTTCGCAATTTCGCTGCGCTGGCTCTGACGGCTACCTCGCTTGGGTGGACGATGTGCTGCAGATTCGCTCGACTGCCCACCAGACCCTCGACGGCATCCCTTTCGACTTTCAGGTGTTCGACGATCCAGCGACGCTGCATGCTGCGATTGAGGCCAAAAACGGGAATAACCGTGCGCGCGTGGTCGCAGGCTACTGCTGGCCTTGGAACAGCAAGAAGCACCCGCGTGTCAATGATGTGGTCATAGGCGATTATGAGCGTCAATGGAATCTGGACCAGGACGGAAGCTTGTGGATCGTCGCTCCTAACTCGGTTCAGCAGGTAGGGTGTATTCACACCTGTCAGGGGCTGGAGGTTGACTACGTGGGGGTAATCATCGGGCCCGACCTCGTGATGGGCAGTGATGGCGTTGCGTTGACTTCGGTACCCAAGGCCCGGGACAAGCACGACAAGACCATGAAAGGGTTCGTGAAAATGTCAAAGGAGAGGCCGGCCGAAGCTGCACTGCTTGCCGACAGGATCATAAAGAATACGTATCGCACCCTCATGACGCGCGGCATGAAGGGATGCTATGTCTACGCCGTTGATCCCAAACTGCGCGAATACCTCAAGGCACGCGCATAG
- a CDS encoding nucleotide sugar dehydrogenase, with protein sequence MCGLGYVGLPVAVAFARRFDVIGFDVDKRRIARLKEADDWTGEIERHVLLDSTLRFTDDVTDLQGCDFFVVAVPTPVDEKCNPDFSLLVRACQSIGPVLRPGCIVVFESTVHPGATEEICGPELEKASGLRCGIDFKLGYSPERINPGDREHPLEKIVKIVSGQDADTLETVAGVYEKIIEAGVHRASSIKVAEAAKVLENTQRDINIALMNEMSKICDLVGIRTSEVLAAAGTKWNFLRFTPGLVGGHCIGVDPYYLTSKAQELGYHPEVILSGRRINDGMANHVASRVVQVLARNGRLNGSTRVGIMGMTFKENVPDIRNSKVVELYNALGEYGITPLACDPMADAAQMEHEYGIKLTERRHLNDMDVLILAVPHQQTMESIWDDLPQLVKRGGMVCDLKSVLDSSKLQPDLLYWSL encoded by the coding sequence GTGTGCGGCCTGGGGTATGTAGGCCTGCCGGTTGCCGTCGCCTTCGCCCGGCGTTTTGATGTCATCGGTTTCGATGTGGACAAGCGCCGGATCGCGCGCCTGAAAGAGGCCGATGACTGGACTGGCGAAATCGAACGCCATGTTCTGCTTGATTCCACGCTCCGGTTTACGGATGACGTCACCGATTTGCAGGGATGCGACTTCTTCGTGGTCGCCGTCCCGACGCCCGTCGACGAGAAGTGCAATCCCGATTTTTCCTTGCTGGTGCGCGCCTGCCAGTCCATAGGCCCCGTGTTGCGTCCGGGGTGCATCGTCGTCTTCGAATCCACCGTCCACCCCGGCGCGACCGAGGAAATCTGCGGTCCGGAGCTGGAAAAGGCCTCGGGCCTGCGCTGCGGCATCGACTTCAAGCTGGGCTATAGCCCGGAGCGGATCAATCCCGGCGACCGCGAGCATCCGCTGGAAAAAATCGTCAAGATCGTGTCCGGGCAGGACGCCGACACGCTGGAGACCGTTGCCGGGGTCTACGAGAAGATCATCGAGGCCGGCGTGCACCGCGCCTCGTCGATCAAGGTGGCGGAGGCTGCCAAGGTACTGGAGAACACCCAGCGCGACATCAACATCGCCCTGATGAACGAGATGTCGAAGATCTGCGACCTGGTGGGCATCCGGACGTCCGAAGTGCTGGCGGCGGCGGGAACCAAATGGAATTTCCTGCGCTTCACGCCGGGACTGGTGGGCGGCCACTGCATAGGCGTCGATCCGTACTACCTGACGTCGAAGGCGCAGGAGTTGGGCTATCACCCCGAAGTCATCCTGTCGGGCCGCCGCATCAACGACGGCATGGCCAATCACGTCGCGTCGCGCGTGGTCCAGGTGCTGGCGCGCAACGGCCGCCTGAACGGCTCGACGCGGGTGGGCATCATGGGCATGACCTTCAAGGAAAACGTGCCCGACATCCGCAACTCCAAGGTGGTCGAGTTGTACAACGCGCTGGGCGAATACGGCATTACGCCCCTGGCCTGCGATCCCATGGCCGATGCTGCCCAGATGGAGCACGAGTACGGCATCAAGCTTACGGAGCGGCGCCATCTGAACGACATGGACGTGTTGATCCTCGCGGTCCCGCACCAGCAGACCATGGAGTCCATCTGGGACGACCTGCCGCAGCTTGTCAAGCGCGGCGGCATGGTGTGCGACCTGAAGTCGGTGCTGGACAGCAGCAAGCTCCAGCCCGATCTCCTGTACTGGTCGCTGTGA